AGTGACCCGTTTCGGCTTTCCAGTCCTAGGACTGGAAAAGGTAAAGAGTAAAAATTTTAGAAAATATATGTACGTATATACCAACATTTTTGTTACACTCTTTTATGATAGAATATCGTGTTTCGTGAGGATTATGTAGAGGTTTTGTCAAGGCTCTCCAGTCAGAGATGGTAAAAATAGTACACCATCTTTTTCTTTCTGCAACGGCAATGTATATGGCTATGGCCACTACTGATATGAAGATGATTTTTTATCAGAAAAATAGCACATAAAGTTGGTTAATTAGGAACGGAAATTAAATTTGCATTCATTCTGAATTGCCCACCAAAAGTACAAAGTAATTACAACGATATATAGTACTACTGGAGTAATATTACTAGTACATGGATGATGATTAGTGCGCGACTAGAGCGTCAGCCTAGCTAGCAGTTTATTATTCAGTCATCGAcggcatctttttttttttggtgaaacATCGACGGCATCTGGTGCATATACTGACGAAGAGGTAGGTCGATGGATGTCTCATGGCCTGAAGAAAGCCGGGTGCAGGCGACCGGTGCCCTGGAAGGAGGTGTTCCTGAGGTGCTCAGGAGCTTCCTCAAACGAGTGCCGCCTCGCGAGCGAGAGGATCTTCTTGTCGGCGGCGATGAAGTAGGCCATCCCAGCAACCGTTGAGATGATGAGGGCCTGGCCGGTGGGGTTGATGTTGGCCTTCGCCCACAGCAGCATCCTCACGCTCGCCACCTGAAGAACCGCAGCAAAACGATTAAGTTAGAGACGTACAGGGTTGTTTCTCGATTGTTACGCGTGCGCTACCCTGCATCTAATTAATCTACGGAAAAAAGAGCTGAGATTTAGGGCATGATGGAATGGAATAGAAAGAAACTCACGGTGGGAATCGCGGAGGCGATAGTTGCCACAGCTGCCGCCTTGGCTCCGGCAAGGGTCGCCTCTGCAGACGACATGTGGATACAAAAGCATCAGTTCGAGGCAAGCTTGTTTGAGGCCATCTATGCACTATGCAGTATGTACACCAGTATACCTACGTACCTCGCGAGCAGCGCTTGGAGAGGGCAAGCTTCTGGTCAAGGGATGCACGGCTCACCGTCGACATCTCTCTGGTCTTTGCAGTAGCAGACATGCAATAGCAAAGGAAAGCTAGTGAAATGGCGAAGGAGCTAGCTCTGTTAGCAGTGAGCCAGTGAAGTAGTGAGTGGCACTGAGAGTACAAGGAGCGAGCGAGGACGAGGACGGTGGATGTGTTGCCAGATGCAGGGGAGGCCGAGGATTTATAGGCGGCATGCCGGCATACGAGGACCCCAAACTATCGGCGGACGGGGCGAGAAGCGGCGGGCGGGCGCGGACGTGGTTTCGGAGCAGCGGCGGAGCCCATTTGTTGTGTGCGCGCTGGgcggtgcagtgcagtgcagtggaTTGCAGTTTTCAGGATAGATGCCGTTGCCGTTCAGCTCCTCGTTCTATGCTATCAGGGGACCACGCTCTGCTCTGCTATCCTCCACGTGCAGGTCAAGGTTACAGAACCCCTAGTCCCCAACCCAACCCAGGGATTATCATACTGTGATGTGATGAATGATGTGGGTTACTACTTACTAGCTAGCTTCGGCATTATCTGTGTGCTACTGAAAAAAACTTCTTGAAACGAAGAGAGTTACCAACCACAACCACTACTGTGAGTTTGACACGCGATGGGAGCTAGTCATGCATGGCACGCGTGAACTGGCAAGGGGCAACAGGGTCAGGCTCAGGCCTTTGACACTGCTGCATGAGTGACCAAAAGTCACAGGTTATTAATAGGGGctcgttcactttgcaaatttttttaaACCTGATaaatagtatcactttcgtcttatttggtaaatattgtccaatcgtagaccaactaggctcaaaagattcatctcgtgattttcaactaaactgtgtaattagtttttttttacctacatttaatactccatgcaagcggctaaaaattgatgtgatggagagagagtgaaaaaacttggaatttggatgacatctaaacaaggcgTAGATTCAAACATTTGGCGTATCAAAAAAAAAGTTCAAAGATTTGGCAGGGTGGCCGTGATTTTAACAGTGCTGTAACTGCGGTGACTGTGGAGAGAGAAGCAAGCAAGAGTTTCCCAACTCGAGAAAGTGACTTTTTCTGAGGACGACGGAGTTCTGGACTCTGAAGCCTATGCCCTCGGTTTTTTGGGCGGAAATCGTGGTGGTGCTCTCGGTTTTTGGCTGGCAGCAGCAGAAAACCGCAGACGTGACGTCCGGTGTGGACTCCCCGGTCCCACACAAACAAGGCCACACCCACACGACACGGGTTAGGTGTCGCAAATCTTGATTGGCGATTAGGTGTCCTCTTCTATGATTTCCTACGCACCACAGTAATGTAGGCTGTGCAGCCTTATCCACTGTTTAGTCATGCTCGAATGGTTCCAGACCTTGCCAATTGTTAGAATAAATTAAATTGTAAGAGTCAACCAACACTACGTCAGATTCACGCTACAGAAAcggggcatttttactgtagggatGGCTGGGGTTGAGGACGCCCCTACCAGTGGCGGACTCAGGATTTGAAACGAGGGTAGTCCTAATAAAAAATTTTCAACACAATACAATAAAATCTGAAAAAATTCGCTGACCAAAAAAATTGCAATAAAATCTAAAAAAGTTCACTCACTAAAAAAGTTGCAATAAAATCTAAAAAAGTTCAGTGACTATAGATCCAATCAGCCCAAGCCCTTCTCTCGCTCAGTCACTGTCCAGCGGGCCTACCTGTTAGGCTCTTCCCCTACCTCTCGATGTTGCCTCCGCCATCGTCGGCGCCCGTGCGACGAGGCCA
The nucleotide sequence above comes from Miscanthus floridulus cultivar M001 chromosome 18, ASM1932011v1, whole genome shotgun sequence. Encoded proteins:
- the LOC136522323 gene encoding early nodulin-93-like produces the protein MSATAKTREMSTVSRASLDQKLALSKRCSREATLAGAKAAAVATIASAIPTVASVRMLLWAKANINPTGQALIISTVAGMAYFIAADKKILSLARRHSFEEAPEHLRNTSFQGTGRLHPAFFRP